A segment of the Leptolyngbya sp. NIES-3755 genome:
CTCCACAGTCTCGGCCTCTGCCTCCACTTCCAAAAAGACCCCATCCTCCGCCAAACCTTCATCCTCAAACCCAACTGGGGAACCGCCGCCGTCTACAAAGTCCTCGATTGCGATCGCGTCAAACAAAACCTCGGACAATTCACCACTGCCGACCTAGATAACATCTGGAGCAGTCCCGAATACGCCCACCTCCACCCCGAACTCCTCCAACTGATGAAAGAGTTCAAAGTCTGCTACGAAATTCCTCGCCGCCCCGGACACTACATCGCCCCGCACCTGCTCACTTCCACCTCTCCCGACTATCCTTGGGACAGCAACACTCTCACCCTCCGCTACCGCTACCAAGGCTTCATGCCAAAAGGCATCCTCACCCGCTTCATTGTCGAGATGCACCGTCAAATCGAAAACGTTTCCTCACCCCAAGCCCTCGTCTGGAGAACCGGAGTCGTGCTGAACAATGGCACTGCCCGCGCCGAAATCCTCGAAAACCAAACCCATCGCGAAATCCAGATCCGTGTCTCTGGCACTCGTCCCCGCGACTTCCTCACTGTCATCCACTACCAATTCGAGACCATCCACGACAGCTTCGACAACAATCTCAACTACGAAACCCTAATTCCCTGCAACTGTACCCGCTGTAAACCCAGCAAAGCTCCCTACACCTTCGCGCTCGATCGTCTCTACACTTATCTCGACCAAGGACGCTACCAGATCGAATGCTACGAAAGCGGCGAACGTCCTCAAGTCCGCAATCTCATCGGTGATGTCATTGCCCCCGATCCGGATGAACTTGAAAGCGATTCTTTCCGAAAGCGCGATCGCAGATATCGTAGTTTCTCAAAGCGCGATCGTCTCACACCAAACATCAACATCACGTTCAACAATACCAATAGTCAGGACAACACCATGACAGATTCTAAAACCAACAACTTCAATGCTCCAATGTCCGGTGTGATTGGCAGTGACAATGCCCAAGTCAGTAATAACACCTTCAATCAAATCAACAATGCAACCACCACCGAACTGTTGCAACTGATTGCCCAACTCCGAGAAACCGCCACCGCTTTTCCAGCAGAACCCCAAGATGCAATTTTGATCGATCTGGAAGACATCGAAGCAGAAATCCAAAAACCAGAAGAGACTCGCAACCCTAAGAAACTCAAACAGCGCTTAACCGCGATCGTCTTAGCCGCAGGAGTCGCAGCAGGCGGAGTTTCTCAAGCTACAGACTTTGCAAACAAAGCGATCGACCTAAGCAAAAAGCTTGGTATCGAACTTCCACTTCCTGGGAAACCCTAAAAATCGCCTGAGTTCTATCCCTTATGTCAAAATGATTGCACAGGTCATTCAATCTTCTGTATGCAAATCACACTGGACATTCCTGAAGAACTTTTAACTCGACTAAATGCGATCGAGCAAAATCTGCCGGAAGTCCTGGAATTAGGACTAGACGAACTAACTGCTAGACCTCAACCGGGATTTACAGGCTTTGCAGAAGTTTTGGAATTCCTTGCTAATCTCCCGACCCCAGAAGAAATCTTGGCTCTACGCCCCTCAGAAACTCTACAAGCCCAAATCGATCAGCTTGCCGAAAAGCATAAAGCTGAAGCACTCACGCCTCAAGAGAAGCAACTTTGGCAACAGTATGAATACCTTGAGCATTTAATTGGCATGGCAAAAGCAAAAGCTTTTCTCAAACTGAGATCTAGCG
Coding sequences within it:
- a CDS encoding hypothetical protein (conserved hypothetical protein;~similar to AA sequence:cyanobase_aa:LBDG_25930), which codes for MQITLDIPEELLTRLNAIEQNLPEVLELGLDELTARPQPGFTGFAEVLEFLANLPTPEEILALRPSETLQAQIDQLAEKHKAEALTPQEKQLWQQYEYLEHLIGMAKAKAFLKLRSSAIA